The segment GCCACCTATTTCCCTCTCAGCTTCGCGATCGCCTGAACCGGCGTAAGCATCGATATACCAAATATCCATTCTTCTCGGCGTTAGCGCATTTGAGTAACACTGCAGGTAGTATTCCACTGCGTCGAGTTTGACTTCGGACCAAGGCCCGCCGTACTTGTGCGCCATTTTCGTCAGTCCAACCATTATTAAAGATGGTTGTACCATAATCTGAGTCGCGCATAAGTCGAAGATATTTTAACCAGCTATCAAGCCACAAAAAACAGCAAACCGCATTGCGCCCGCCGAGCTTGGAGCATGCCGACTGGCCGCCGCCACAGGTAAAGACAGTCGCAAGTCCCCACATATGGATCGAATTTTGCGTCAACGAATGGCGGAGAATGCGCTAAACGGAAGATACAAAAAACCCCGGAAAACCGGGGCTTCTGAGGTTATCCTGCACACGTGCGATAACAAAATACGGAAACTTGGTGCCCAGAAGAGGACTCGAACCTCCACGCCTCGCGGCACAGGTACCTGAAACCTGCGCGTCTACCAATTCCGCCATCTGGGCGACGGACACGCATGTAAGGGGGTGGCTCTCCGGTGTCAACAGGGTTTTTGAAGTTTTCGTGGCAATCTGAAAAAAAGCGGTTGATGCCCGGGTTAACCCCGGGCTGCCGCCCAGGCGCGGATGAGGCCAAGTCCCTGTTCCAGCAAGGCCTTTGCTTCGTTTTCATCTGATGCTTCGACATAGCAGCGCATCTCCGGCGCATTGCCGGAGGGGCGGAAATGGACGATTCGGCCATCGGTCAGCGTCACCCGCAGCCCGTCGATGTCGCTCTTTGACGCCACGCCAGCGACCGGCGCCAGGAAGGCGGCGAGATTGGTGTCGGAGGCGCGCAGATGGGCCATCAGCGCCGCACTGGTTTCGACCGGAAAATTCTCCAGCCGGTCGGCGGCGGCAAAGGGCAGGCGGTAGTTGGCGGCAACGGCCGACAGCGGCTGTTTTGCGCGCGCAGCGGCGTAAAGCGTCGCGAGGATGGGCAGGAAGCTGTCGCGCGTCGGAAGCGCGCGTACCGGCTCGCCTTCGATGATGAAGCGGCTTGCCGTCAGCGTGCCGCCATTGGCCTCGAAGCCCATGACATTGGCCTTGCCGGCCGCCAAGGCCTCGTCCATGCCGGCGATGACGTAGGGAGAGCCGACGCGGGTGCGGGTGACGGCGTAGGAGCCGGCAGCTTCGATGCCGGAATTGGAGGTGACCGGCGTCACCACCACTTCCGCGCCGAGGAAATTTGCGGCGATGAGGCCGAGCAGGTCGCCGCGCAGCGGCTCGCCGGTTTCATCGGAGACAAGCGGCCGGTCGCCGTCGCCATCGGCGGAGACGATCGCATCCAGCCCATGTTCCGGCGCCCAGCCCTTCAGCAGGCTGATGGTGTCGGCGGAGACGGCTTCGGTGTCGACGGGAATGAAGCTTTCGGAGCGGCCGAGCGGCACGACGCGCGCGCCGTAATGCGCGAGCACCACGCCGAGCAGATCGCGCGCTACCGTGCTGTGCTGATAGACGCCGATGGTGAGGCCGCTAAGGCTGTCGGCGGGCAGCAGGGCGATATTGCGTTCGAAAAACAGCGCTTCGGCCTCTGCGGCCCGGTTCTCGCCGACGCCCGGCGTCTCGTCCAGATCGGCGTCACCGATGTCCGCGGCTTCCGCGCTGATCGCCACTTCGTCCTGCTTGTCGATCTCGCCGTCCGGCCGGTAGAATTTGATGCCGTTGCGGTCGGCTGGAATATGCGAGCCGGTGATCATCAGCGAGGCAGCCTTCAGCTCCAGCCCGTAAAGTGCCAGCGCCGGGGTCGGCAGCGTGCCGCAATCGACGGGCGTCAGGCCGGCGCGTTTCAGCGCGCCGATGCAGGTGGCGGAGATCGCCGGGCTGGAGTCGCGAAAATCGCGGCCAACCAGGATGAGATCGCCGGGTTGCGCATGGCCGCTCTTCAACAAGTGGCGGGCATAGGCCATGGCGTAGAGGGCGGACGCGCGTCCCATGAGGTCTACGGACAAGCCGCGAAGGCCACTGGTTCCAAATTTCAAGCTGCTCACGTGCAATCTCCTCGGAATGTTGCGCCTCTTATGGAACAAGCGGGGAAAAGGATCAACCGATCGATCGCCGCCGATATCTGCCCTCGCGACCCTGGTTTTGCTTGGGGTGAAGGCCCAAATATAGAGGGAGCCGCGGGAAAAGGTGCTGGGTCGCCACGACCTGCAACGGGAGTCCGTCATGATTGTATTCGGCAAGATCGCATTCGGCTGCGCCGTCAGCCTCGTTTTGCTGTCGCCGCCATATCTCGCGAATGCCGCCTCGAACAGCCCGAAGCTCGGCCTCCCGCCTCCCGTGGTCGGGCCTACGGTTTGCGATTATCGCGGCTGTTTCGGCTTCGGCTCGCAGCAATGGTATCGCCGGCCCGGCGAGCCCATTCCCTATACGCCGCGGAGCCTTGATAACAGGAATCGCTTTGATAATCCTCGTGTCTATATTCAGCCGCGCAACGATGCCCCGCCGGCAACCGATTATCAGGCGCCGGTCAACAATCGCACCCGCCATCAGATATGGTGCTCCGAACATTATCGGACCTACAATCCCGGCACCAATCTCTACAGCACTCTCCACCACGGGTTCCAGACCTGCCGCTCTCCCTATTATTGAACCGAAGAGCCGTTGGCGCGGGTTTCAGCGCAGAGCACATCCGTTCTCTTTGTCTTATATGGGAAAGCTAAAATAAATCGCTTGATTTTCTTGCAACTTAAGCAGTCCCTATAATGTCGCCGCTTCCATCGGGTCGCGAGCGAAGCAAGGGAGCCCAAAATGGCAAAGGGTCAATTGAGAAGTCATCGCGAAGCACGAAAACCCAAGAAGGGCAAGATCGTCGCTGTAAAGCAGCAGCCGGGTTCTATCGTCAGGCAAGCTACCAGCACGATTAGCCTCGGCAGGAAAGACAAGTGACAAAGCGAAGACGCGCCGACAGGCCGCGCCTTCTCGATATGTCAGCCACTGCAATGTCGGCCGGCGCGCCAAGAGGTGCGCCGGAGAGCGCTGCGGTCAGCTCTCCAGCGATCCGCGATCCAAATGGCCGAGATCGCGTTCGGGATCGATGATATCGCGCACCCGCCGCTTCAGCTCCTTCGGGCCGGGAAAGCCGCCGTCGCGCTTGCGCTCCCATAGCAGTTCACCGTCGATACGGATTTCGAAGTTGCCGCCGGTGCCGGGGATCAGCGCCACTTCGCCCACGCTGTCGCTGAAGGTTTGCAGCAGCTCCTGCGCCATCCAGCCGGCGCGCAGCAGCCAATTGCATTGCGTACAATAGAGAATGGTGATCCGCGGCTTATCGGTCATCGTCGATTTCCTTGTTGCTTTCTGACGTTTAGGCTCAACTTAAATCGGCTGCAAGCCGGGCCTTGCGTCGTCGTTCCGCTCATGCTCATCTTCGCCCGAATTATTTTCGGGGTTCATGAGAATGCGGGTCGCAATCGTCGAAAACATGAAGAACACGCCACTCGGCGCCCTCGGCATCGCGCTGGAAGAGGCGGGAGCGGAGATCGAATGGTTCCGCCCGTGGGACGGCGAGGGGCTTCCGAAGAATGTAAAGACTTGTGATGCGCTGGTCGTGCTCGGCGGCGAACAGAATGCCCGCGATGATGAGACCCATCCCTATCTGCCGGAACTCGCAAGGCTCATGCGGCGGTTCGAAGAGGCCGATAAGGCCGTGCTCGGCATCTGCCTCGGCAGCCAGCTTCTGGCCCGCGCCTATGAGGCAGAAAACCTGATCGGCACAGCCCATGAATTCGGCTGGAAAACAGTCGGTGTCACTGAGGAAGGCAAGGCCGATCCGCTTCTGTCCGAATTGGGCGACGATTTCACCATCTTCCAATGGCATTCCGACACGTTTTCGCTGCCGGCCGGCGCCATCCGCCTCGCCACCAACGCGGTAACCGGCAACCAGGCCTTCCGCATTGGCCGCGCCGCCTATGGCACGCAGTTCCATTTCGAGGCCAACGCCGCCGTGGTTGAAGGCTGGCGCATGGACTTTAAGGCATCGATCGAACGCAACGAGCCCGGCTGGCTGGAGCGCTATGCCGAGATCGCCGCACAGCATGCGCCGGCGGCTGAAATCGCCGGGCTGGCGATCGCCCGGGCCTGGGTAAGGACGATGAGTGCTGAGGTGAAGCTGCAGGCGGCGTCTTAGAGCAATTCCAGAAAAAGTGCGTAGCGGTTTTCCGTCCGGAATTGCGTGAAACAAAAAGATAGAGCCGTTCAATCGACTAGCGCGTCTATTGCGGCTCTCCATTGCCGGATGCGATCTGTGCCGCCCCGGCTATAGCGTTGCGAAACGCGTCATCGAAGCTGACGCCGCGGATTCGCCAGTGATGGATTTTTCCATTTTCCGTCATCGACCAATCGGCGACCCAGCCGAGATCCTTGTCGCTCCAAACGAGCGAACCCGCCAAGGCGACATCGCCGCCGATGGTCTTGGCCAAGGCATCGAGTTCTTGCTGTGTCGTCCCCGCCAAAGCGGTTGCAGTGAGGCCTCGACTGACCAGCATTGCCTTGTTGGGCACAATGATTGCCATGGCAAACGGTCTAGCGGCCGCTTCGAAAGCGTCGATCATATAAGGGCTTTTGTCACTGTCGCGGCTCAGCACGAAACCGCGTCGCGCATCGCGCACGACCAAGAAAATCGCGAGTTTCGGGCGTGGTGACAGCCACGGCTTGCGCCCGGGCATGTAGATGCAGGTGAGGTCCTGCGGCCGGTCGTGGGTGCCTTGCTCGTCATGAATCGGGATACCTTCCAGGCGATCGTGATAGCTGTAGGTCGCGACGAAGGAGCCGGCACGCGGCAGCATCGCTTGAAAGGCATTCTCCGACGTCACACGCTGATCGCCGCTAACCCTGACAAGCACGCGACCGAGACAATTCTTGAAACCGAGTTCGCGATTAACGGCGCCGGTGCCGGTCACAATTGCCTGCGCGCGGTAGAGGCTGTGATCATCGGCGTGAGCGACGGCTGTCATGCCGATAAGTGCGAAAGCGATGGCCATCGATCGTGATTTCAACATCGAGAGATCTCCGAACGCCGCCATGGTGTCGTGAAAACAAGCGGCAGGCAATGTCAGATTATGACGGTCGAGCGTCGTTGACGATGGCTTTGACAACGGCGTCAAGGCCGCTAGATTTCATGGAAACGGGAGGAGGCGAGATCATGACCCAGCCAGAATTACCCTGGGAAGGCGGGTGCCGTTGCGGGGAGGTGCGACTGAAGATCAGCGCCAAACCGCTATTGACCATGGCTTGCCATTGCACCGGCTGCCAGCGCATGTCCTCCAGCGCCTATTCGCTGAGCGTCGCAATCCCGAGCGAAGGCTTCGAAGTCACGCAAGGCGAGCCCGTCATCGGCGGGATGCACGACGAAAACCTGAAGCACTATTTCTGCCCCTATTGCATGAGCTGGATGTTCACCCGCCTGGAAGGGTTCGACTGGTTCGTGAACCTGCGCCCGACCATGCTTGACGACCCCAGTTGGTTCACGCCTTTCGCCGAGACCTGGACGAGAGAAAAATTGCCGTGGGTGACGACCCCTGCGGTTCACAGCTATGCCGCGTTGCCGGAGATGAACGAGTATGAGGGGCTGATCAAGGAGTATGCGGAGCAGGCATAAATTCTAGCTGCGAAGCGTACCGTCAGAACTGCCGATATTTTCCGAACGGCAGGCCGTGCTTTTCAACATAGGCGTTGGCTTGTTCGATGGCTTCAGCGTTTTCCTGCAGCCATAGGCGCTCACGCTCGGTCTTGATGGCGCGCGCTATGCCGTCTTCAGCAGCGCGCGCGATATTGATTTTCAGTTCGCGGGCATCCGAAAGCAGTTTCTCGTCCAGAGACAAAATGGCGGCTTTGCGCGTCGTTTGGGCCATGAGGCGTTCCTCAAATTATGCCCAATCTATATACGTGTGATCTGCCATTCAGGAGAGCTTTACTCATCCCCCATCTTCAGCGCCGCAATAAACGCCTCCTGCGGGATTTCGACCTTGCCGAACTGCCGCATGCGCTTCTTGCCTTCCTTCTGCTTGTCGAGCAGCTTGCGCTTGCGGGTGGCGTCGCCGCCGTAGCACTTGGCGGTCACGTCCTTGCGCAGTGCCTTCACCGTCTCGCGGGCGATGATGCGCCCGCCGATGGCGGCCTGGATCGGGATCTGGAACATATGCTGCGGGATCAGGTCCTTCAGCTTCTCGCACATGACGCGGCCGCGCTTTTCGGCGGCGGAGCGGTGTACCAGCATGGAGAGCGCGTCCACCGGCTCGGCATTGACGAGGATCGACATCTTGACGAGATCGCTCTCGCGATAGTCGGTCAGGCTGTAGTCGAAGGAGGCATAGCCCTTGGAGATCGACTTCAGGCGGTCGTAGAAGTCGAACACCACTTCGTTGAGCGGCAGATCGTAGGTAATCATCGCGCGGTTGCCAACATAGGTCAGCTCGGTCTGAATACCACGGCGGTCCTGGCAGAGCTTGAGGATCGAGCCGAGATAATCGTCCGGCGTTAGGATCGTCGCCTTGATCCACGGCTCGCGGAATTCGGAAATCTTGACGACGTCCGGCATGTCGGCCGGGTTGTGCAGCTCGATCTCAGCGCCGTCGGTCATGGTGAGCTGATAGACGACGGAGGGCGCCGTCGCGATCAGGTCGAGATTGAACTCGCGTTCCAGGCGTTCCTGGATGATTTCCAGATGCAGCAGGCCGAGGAAGCCGCAGCGGAAGCCGAAACCGAGAGCCGCCGAGGATTCCATTTCGAAGGAGAAGCTGGCGTCGTTGAGGCGCAGCTTGCCCATGGCCGAGCGCAGGTCCTCGAAATCGGCGGCATCGACCGGGAAGAGGCCGCAGAACACCACCGGCTGCGCCGGTTTGAAGCCCGGCAGCGGCTCGGCGGTCGGACGCTTGTCCTCGGTGATGGTATCGCCGACGCGGGTGTCGGCCACTTCCTTGATCGAGGCGGTGATGAAGCCGATCTCGCCGGGGCCGAGGCTGTCGACGGCGACCATCTTCGGCGTCAGCACGCCGACACGCTCGATCTGGTACTTCGCGTCCGTACCCATCATGCGGATGGTCTGGCCCTTGGTCAGCGTGCCGTCGATGATGCGCACGAGAACCATCACGCCGAGATAGGTGTCGTACCAGCTATCGACCAGCAGCGCCTTCAACGGTGCCTTTTCGCCGCCCGCGCTCCTCGGCGCCGGTAGCTTATGCACGATGGCTTCGAGAACGTCAGGAATGCCGAGGCCGGTCTTGGCTGAGATCAGCACGGCGTCGGAGGCATCGATGCCGATCACTTCTTCGATCTGTTCCTTGATGCGGTCCGGTTCGGCCGCTGGCAGGTCGATCTTGTTGAGGACCGTGACGAGCTCGTGATTGTTGTCGATCGCCTGATAGACGTTGGCGAGCGTCTGCGCTTCCACGCCCTGCGATGCATCCACCACCAGCAGCGAGCCTTCGCAGGCTGACAGCGAGCGCGAGACTTCATAGGCGAAATCGACGTGTCCGGGCGTGTCGATCAGGTTGAGAATGTAGGTCTCGCCGTTCTTGGCCTTGTAGTGCAAGCGCACGGTCTGGGCCTTGATGGTGATTCCGCGCTCGCGCTCGATCTCCATGTTGTCCAATACCTGCTCCGACATCTCGCGTTCGGCAAGGCCGCCCGTCGTCTGGATCAGGCGGTCGGCCAGCGTCGATTTGCCGTGGTCGATATGGGCCACGATCGAGAAGTTGCGGATATGCGAAAGCGGAGTGGTGGAATTGGTGCTCATGCGCGAGCATATAGCAGCGCCGCCCCGCGCCGCAAAGCGGAAAAGCAGGGTTTTGTTAGGGATATCCTATGCCTCGGGCATTTGCGGTTGCTGCTGCATCACCCGGCTTGATTCCATCATTCGATCGTGTATTTCTCCTATAGTAGAATTTTGGTGAAGATGATGGATCAGGATCTCGAAAGCGCCATTGGCGCGCGCATCAAAGAGTTGCGGATTGCCCGCGGCCTGACGTTGGATGAGCTGGCGACTGCCTCTGCCGTCAGCCGCGCGATGATCTCGCGCATCGAGCGGGCGGAAGCGAGCCCGACGGCTTCGTTGCTCGCCCGGCTCTGCGCCGCGCTCGGCCTGTCGCTTTCGGCCTTCTTCGCCGAGGAGGAAAAGGATGTATCGCCGCTCGCCCGCCATAACGATCAGCCGGTCTGGCGCGATCCGGAAACCGGCTATGTCCGCCGGGCGGTCTCGCCGGCCGGCACGCAATCGCCCGTCGATCTCGTCGAGGTCAGCTTTCCCGCCGGCGCCCGCGTCAGCTTTCCGCCCAACGCCGCGAGCCGCGGGATGAACCAGCATGTCTGGCTGTTCGAAGGCGAGATGGAAATGACGGTCGGCGAGATCGTGCATCGCCTCTTACCCGGCGACTGCCTGTTCATGGGCATCGGTGACGGTCACGTCTTTTACAATCCGGGCGACAAGCCGGCGCGTTACTGCGTCGTCCTCGATCGTCCCCGGTCATAATCGAAGGATATTTTCATGCCTGATATTCATCTTCTTTCCGCCTCCGAAGCCCGCGCCGTCTCCGCTGATCTCTGCGAGGTCCTTGCCGATTGCGTCAATGGCGGCGCGTCCGTCGGTTTCATGCAGCCCTATGGTCCTGATGACGCCGCTTCCTATTGGCAAAGCGTGGCCGACAGCGTCGAGTCGGGTGCGACTTTGCTCCTGGTGGCTTTCATCGAGGGCAAGATCGTCGGCACTGTCCAGGTCGGCGCCGCGCAGATGCCGAACCAGCCGCATCGCGGCGACCTGAAGAAATTGCTGGTGCATCGCCGCGCCCGCGGCAAGGGCCTCGCCCGGCTGCTGATGGAAGCGGCCGAGCGCGAGGCGGCAAGGTTTGGCAAGACCTTGCTGGTGCTCGACACGGCGACCGGCAGCGATGCGGAAGCCATCTACCCGCGCCTCGGCTGGCAGCGCGTCGGTGTCATCCCCGACTACGCCATGTGGCCCGAGGGCGGGCTTTGCGACACGACCATTTTTTACAAGCGGATTGCGGCTTGAGCGCGATCGATATCATCGCTGTGAAAACACCGCGAGGGCGTCTTCCAGCCGCGAGCCCGGTGCCCAATGCATGGCCTTCCAGCCGAATTGCCGCGCGGCCTCAATGTTGGCTGGGTAGTCGTCGATGAAGGCGATCTCGCCCGGTGCGACGCCGACGCGCTCGGTCGCCAGCCGGAAGAATTCGGGTGCGGGCTTCTGGTAGCCCAGCATGGCGGAATAGAAGATGCCGTCGAAATAGGCGGATAGGTCGAGCTTTTCCATCAGATAGGCGGCGCGGCGATGCTCCTGGTTGGTTGCCAGATACATCGGGATGCTCTTTGCCCTGAGCGCGGCGAGATCGGCGAGCAGGGTCCGGTTGAGGCCGGAATCGTTCTCGAACCAGTAGTCGATCAGCGTTGCGGCGCTGAGCCCCGGTGCGATCTTCTGCAGAACGCTGGCGAGCCGGGGTTCGAGATCGTCGCGGCCGGTCACGACATCGTTCCAATGGTCTTTCCGGAAGAATTCTTCCTGAAGCACATCGCGTCTGAGACCGAGATCGCGTTCCAGATAGGTGCAGTAATGCAGGCCATCGCCAGGCCGGCCATGCACCAGCACGCCGTCGACATCCACCATCAGAACTTTCATGCGGCGCGAATCTCCCAGTTCACTGACGGGCCTGCGGAAGGTGGCGTTGTTTCTCCCGGCGATCAAGAGCGCAGGCGGTTCTTTCTTACGTCCCTCAACCCGTGTAAGCCTCTGCATCAGCGAAGAAACTTAGCCGGCGACAGGAGTTTGCCATGCGCGTCATCTATTCGGAAGATCACAAGCTGAGGGATGCCAAAACCGAACTGCATGATGGCCAGCTCGTGACGCCTTTCGAGGCGCCGTTTCGTGCCGAATGGATTCTGGCGGCGGTGAAGGAGGCGGGCTTCACCGATGTTGTCGCACCGGAAGCGCATGGGCTGGAAACGGCGCGCAAGGTGCATGATCCGGCCTATCTCGATTTCCTGCGGACAGTCTGGGAGCGCTGGGTCGCGGCCGGTTACAAGGGTGAGGCGATCGCCAATTCCTTTCCCGTCCGGCGCACCAGCCAGCGCGTGCCGGAAAACATCGTCGGCATGATCGGCCACTATACCAACGCCGCCGATACCTCGATCACCAAGGGCTCCTATGAAGCGGCCGTTGCATCGATGCGCTGCGCATTGACGGGAGCCGATTGGCTCAATGCCGGCAATCGCTTTGCCTTCGCCCTCTGTCGCCCGCCCGGCCATCATGCCGGCTTCGATCTCTTCGGCGGCTATTGCTTCATCAACAATGCCGCCGTCGCCGCGCAGCGGCTGCGCGACCGCGGCGCGAAGAAAGTGGCGGTGCTCGATGTCGATTTCCATCATGGCAACGGCACGCAGGACATCTTCTATCGGCGCGGCGATGTCTTCACCGCGTCGCTGCATGGCGATCCCATCCATGCCTTCCCCTATTTCCTCGGCCATGCCGACGAGGAGGGCGAAGGTGAAGGCCTGGCGGCGAACCGCAACTATCCGATGCCGCGCGGCACGCCTTGGGAACAATGGTCGGCAGCGCTTGCCGATGCTCTCGGCCGCATCAAGAATTTCGACGCAGAGGCGATCGTGCTTTCGCTCGGCGTGGACACGTTCGAGCGCGACCCGATCTCCTTCTTCAAGCTGACCTCGGAGGATTTCATCCGCATGGGCAAGCTCATCGCCGGCGCGGGCCTACCGGTTTTGACCTGTATGGAAGGTGGTTACGGTGTGCCGGAAATCGGCCTGAACGTCGCCAATGTGCTGAAGGGCCTTGAAGCATGAGGAGGTCTTCCATCAAAGCACCTGATCGCAGGATGAAAAGTTTGAATTTGCCAGCACGCGGCCAGACCTCTAAGAGACCCGCGTAACGGGAGAGGTCATGGATCAGACGCTTATCGAAAGTGGCACGGATGGCGGCGCGGCGCTGATGCCGCATCCGGATGTTGCGCCATCCTCTGGCGGCATCGCGGCCGGGGTGCTCATGTGCGTGATGTCCATGTGCAGCATCCAGTTCGGCTCGGCCTTGTCGTCTCCAATCATCAACGCCTACGGACCGGTCGGTGCGACGTGGCTGCGGCTCGTCTTCGCGTCCGCCGCATTGGCGATCATCGTCCGTCCGAAGATCATGAGCTATAGCCGCTCGCAATGGATCAGCGTGCTGGCACTCGGCTCCGTCTCGGCGTTGATGACGGCTTCCTTCTTTTCGGCGATTGCGCGCATTCCGTTGGGTCTTGCCGTCGCTATCGATTTTCTCGGGCCTCTGCTTGTCGCGACTCTCGGCTTCGGGCTGAGCCGTCAGCTTCTTTGGCCCGTCTTCGCCGGTATTGGCGTTCTGCTATTGGCCTATGACGGCGAAGAATGGGTGGGCAATCTGCCGGGAATCCTCTTTGCCTGCGGCGCAGGGGTGGGCTGGGCCTGCTACATCCTGTTGACGAAGAAGGTCGGCAACGCCTTCAAGGGTCTTGAAGGGCTTTCCATGTCGCTGCTGGTTGCGGCGATCGTTTCGACACCTTTCGGCTTTGCCTCCGCCGTCCCACATCTGACGGCTTCCGGCCTCCTTGAAATAGGCGGCCTGGCACTGCTCGTTCCGCTTCTTCCCTATGTGCTGGAAATGGTGGCGCTGCGCCGCATGCCCACCTCGTCCTTCGGCATTCTCATGAGCCTCGAGCCCGCCATCGCCGCCGTTGCCGGCTTCGTCATCCTGTCGCAACCGATGACGCCGTCGCAGATGTTCGGTACGGCGCTCGTCGTCGCCGCGAGCATCGGGGCAACGGTTTTTGCCACGAAAGGCTGATTGGCGGCGAGTGCGAGGTTTTGTCGTCGGATCGCTAGATTTCGAGTTTGCGGGGCGCGTGCGCGACACCCCGCAAACTCGAAACCCAACATGATCCCTCATCCACGCTGCTGTGCGGGATCATCCGATGCGCACTTAGGATCAATCATATCCTCCGCGGATCCGCGGGATTTGTTTGCTCCCATTATTCTCGCCAGAATATAGAAGCCATGCTGCCCGTCCGGCAATGTCGAGCCAAAGACGCCAACCACCACGTTTTTCATATTCGAGCGGGCTCCATCAACACCGTCTGCGACAAGCTTCAACGGGTTCAAATTTGAAAGGTCATCGGCCGCACGGAATGTTGCCCACCAACCGACATTGGTTCTCAAGTTTGTAAACCGAATGCTTCCAATCTCCGTCGCATGGATCTTCAGCAGAGCGCGAAAGCGAGGCGTCTCGCATCCCATGTGGATATGAAGCCGATCTTGTGTGCGCCAACTTGCGGCGTTTATCGCCAGTGCAAAATCCGGTGGCGAACCCTTCC is part of the Rhizobium sp. CB3090 genome and harbors:
- a CDS encoding EamA family transporter, whose translation is MDQTLIESGTDGGAALMPHPDVAPSSGGIAAGVLMCVMSMCSIQFGSALSSPIINAYGPVGATWLRLVFASAALAIIVRPKIMSYSRSQWISVLALGSVSALMTASFFSAIARIPLGLAVAIDFLGPLLVATLGFGLSRQLLWPVFAGIGVLLLAYDGEEWVGNLPGILFACGAGVGWACYILLTKKVGNAFKGLEGLSMSLLVAAIVSTPFGFASAVPHLTASGLLEIGGLALLVPLLPYVLEMVALRRMPTSSFGILMSLEPAIAAVAGFVILSQPMTPSQMFGTALVVAASIGATVFATKG
- a CDS encoding CDP-diacylglycerol diphosphatase; protein product: MKHRPVILSISLVIVVIIMSSFVSRSALGLVVRACEVNSTLTGSPYPCLKIVQGQDPLSSYAVLREPTDKERTILAPLADVSGIEDPRLLAAGAPNYFDAAWRERSAGIGPRAWKGSPPDFALAINAASWRTQDRLHIHMGCETPRFRALLKIHATEIGSIRFTNLRTNVGWWATFRAADDLSNLNPLKLVADGVDGARSNMKNVVVGVFGSTLPDGQHGFYILARIMGANKSRGSAEDMIDPKCASDDPAQQRG